Proteins encoded in a region of the Streptomyces sp. NBC_01471 genome:
- a CDS encoding SRPBCC family protein produces the protein MAEVSAEARIEAPAGKVWSQLTDFSAYGEWNATHTSFPKGGPAALAVGATFEENMKLMGFPAEVNWTVSELTPAALLVTRGKGPMGVSLAMRYSLTPDGDATVVRIDGEFTGAAVSLMAGKLKDSATAALQESLRKLAGLVA, from the coding sequence ATGGCCGAAGTCAGCGCCGAGGCTCGGATCGAAGCACCGGCCGGGAAGGTCTGGTCCCAGCTGACCGACTTCAGCGCGTACGGCGAGTGGAACGCGACACACACCAGCTTCCCGAAGGGCGGCCCGGCCGCGCTCGCCGTGGGGGCCACCTTCGAGGAGAACATGAAGCTCATGGGCTTCCCCGCGGAGGTGAACTGGACGGTCTCGGAGCTGACACCCGCGGCGCTGCTGGTCACGCGCGGCAAGGGGCCGATGGGCGTCAGCCTCGCGATGCGCTACTCGCTCACTCCGGACGGTGACGCCACCGTGGTCCGCATCGACGGCGAGTTCACCGGTGCCGCCGTGTCACTGATGGCCGGCAAGCTGAAGGACTCGGCGACCGCCGCGCTCCAGGAGTCGCTGCGCAAACTCGCCGGGCTGGTGGCCTGA
- a CDS encoding pyridoxamine 5'-phosphate oxidase family protein, producing the protein MSETPPASPQQQDAPYVPTERTVPTRSRERASYDRELVHSVLDEGYVCHLGFVRDGAPVVLPTLYARVGERLYIHGSTGSRPLRAAGVPDPGMAACLTVTHVDGLVLARSAFHHSINYRSVVVHGTARQVTDTDERRTALDAIVEQAVPGRSHDSRPADAKELAATAVVRLDLDEVSAKVRTGGPSDEPEDLALPYWSGVVPLSRGYGAPVPADDLDPAITLPDYLARL; encoded by the coding sequence ATGTCCGAGACCCCTCCCGCCTCGCCCCAGCAGCAGGACGCGCCCTACGTGCCGACCGAGCGGACGGTGCCCACCCGCTCCCGGGAGCGCGCCTCGTACGATCGTGAACTGGTGCACTCGGTCCTGGACGAGGGATACGTCTGCCACTTGGGATTCGTCCGCGACGGTGCGCCCGTCGTACTGCCGACGCTGTACGCACGGGTCGGCGAGCGCCTCTACATCCACGGCTCGACGGGCTCCCGTCCGCTGCGGGCGGCAGGCGTGCCGGACCCCGGTATGGCTGCCTGCCTGACGGTCACTCATGTCGACGGACTCGTCCTGGCGCGGTCCGCCTTCCACCACTCGATCAACTACCGCTCCGTGGTGGTCCACGGCACGGCCCGCCAGGTCACCGACACCGACGAGCGGCGCACCGCTCTCGACGCGATCGTCGAGCAGGCGGTGCCCGGCAGGTCGCACGACTCACGCCCGGCCGACGCCAAGGAACTGGCGGCCACCGCCGTGGTCCGCCTGGACCTGGACGAGGTCTCCGCCAAGGTCCGCACCGGCGGCCCCAGCGACGAGCCCGAGGACCTCGCCCTGCCGTACTGGTCGGGTGTCGTACCGCTGAGCCGCGGATACGGCGCACCGGTTCCCGCGGACGACCTCGACCCGGCCATCACCCTGCCGGATTACCTCGCCCGCCTCTGA
- a CDS encoding PadR family transcriptional regulator: MYPHGHAHGQRRGGPGRHGGGDFEERRGAFGPFGPQFGGPFGGRGGGRGGPRGRARRGDVRASILALLKDRPMHGYEMIQEIGERSGGAWRPSPGSVYPTLQLLEDEGLITSESEGGKKLFTLTEPGRTAADEGPDAPWEEAGRGGDWETMNEIRQAGFGLMEAFGQVWRTGTPEQRKKAMAVIGESRKKLYLILADED; this comes from the coding sequence ATGTATCCCCATGGACATGCACATGGACAGAGGCGCGGCGGCCCCGGCCGTCACGGCGGGGGCGACTTCGAGGAGCGCCGCGGCGCCTTCGGCCCGTTCGGTCCGCAGTTCGGCGGCCCGTTCGGCGGGCGCGGCGGCGGCAGGGGCGGGCCCCGGGGGAGGGCGCGCCGCGGTGACGTACGCGCGTCGATCCTGGCGCTGCTCAAGGACCGCCCGATGCACGGGTACGAGATGATCCAGGAGATCGGCGAGCGCAGTGGCGGGGCTTGGCGCCCGAGCCCCGGGTCCGTCTATCCGACGCTCCAGCTGCTGGAGGACGAGGGTCTGATCACCAGCGAGAGCGAGGGCGGCAAGAAGCTGTTCACGCTCACCGAGCCGGGTCGCACGGCCGCCGACGAGGGGCCGGACGCTCCCTGGGAGGAGGCCGGGCGCGGTGGTGACTGGGAGACGATGAACGAGATCCGGCAGGCCGGCTTCGGCCTGATGGAAGCCTTCGGTCAGGTGTGGCGGACCGGTACGCCGGAACAGCGCAAGAAGGCGATGGCTGTGATCGGTGAGTCCCGGAAGAAGCTCTATCTGATTCTGGCCGACGAGGACTGA
- a CDS encoding Clp protease N-terminal domain-containing protein — MHSPTPPDDQPAPSRADIEARLTVELATVVAGARRRALRDGDRQIDTAHLLHSVIETDPEVRAAFDSGPQVAKVLGYLVQRSIGYGLRWQGSVEDSGAVPVVAEPGVTGWSPAAVAAMEGALTRAGRRGNRRASGLDLLAALARDRECRAVEVLGRAGVDAGLLAERLEDGTRQVRR, encoded by the coding sequence GTGCATAGCCCTACCCCGCCGGACGACCAGCCAGCCCCGTCCCGAGCCGACATCGAAGCCAGGCTCACCGTGGAACTGGCGACGGTCGTGGCAGGCGCACGCCGGCGTGCGCTGCGTGACGGCGACCGGCAGATCGACACGGCCCATCTGCTGCACTCGGTGATCGAGACCGACCCCGAGGTGCGGGCCGCCTTCGACAGCGGGCCCCAGGTGGCCAAGGTGCTCGGCTACCTCGTGCAGCGCAGCATCGGCTACGGGCTCCGCTGGCAGGGATCGGTCGAGGACTCGGGAGCCGTCCCGGTGGTGGCCGAGCCCGGCGTGACCGGCTGGTCTCCCGCGGCTGTCGCCGCGATGGAGGGCGCCCTGACGAGAGCGGGGCGGCGCGGGAACCGGCGGGCGAGCGGCCTCGACCTGCTGGCCGCGCTCGCCCGCGACCGCGAGTGCCGTGCCGTGGAGGTGCTGGGCCGCGCAGGGGTGGACGCCGGGCTGCTCGCGGAGCGCCTGGAGGACGGCACCCGCCAGGTCCGTCGGTGA
- a CDS encoding EamA family transporter: protein MRASQGKSVGLGLALVSAFAFGGSGVAAKPLIEAGLDPLHVVWLRVSGAALVMLPVAWRHRGLVRRRPVLLLGFGLLAVAGVQACYFAALSRIPVGVALLVEYLAPALVLGWVRFVQRRPVTRAAAFGVVLAAGGLACVVEVWSGLRFDALGLLLALGAACCQVGYFVLSDHGGDGADRADPLGVIAYGLLVGTALLTVIARPWRMDWSLLAGEAEMNGTRVPAWLLLGWIVLIATVVAYVFGVVSVRRLSPQVAGVVACLEAVIATVLAWVLLGEHLSAPQIAGGVVVLLGAFVAQSSAPKPPSGPVAGATPAVGAELPTGRSAT, encoded by the coding sequence ATGCGTGCGTCTCAGGGAAAGAGCGTCGGCCTGGGACTCGCCCTGGTGTCGGCCTTCGCGTTCGGCGGCTCGGGTGTCGCGGCCAAGCCGCTGATCGAGGCCGGGCTCGACCCGCTGCATGTGGTCTGGCTCCGGGTGTCCGGGGCCGCCCTGGTGATGCTGCCCGTCGCCTGGCGCCACCGCGGCCTCGTACGGCGCAGGCCCGTGCTGCTCCTCGGCTTCGGACTGCTCGCCGTCGCGGGTGTGCAGGCCTGCTACTTCGCGGCTCTCTCCCGTATCCCCGTCGGTGTCGCCCTGCTGGTCGAGTATCTGGCACCCGCGCTCGTCCTGGGCTGGGTCCGGTTCGTGCAGCGCAGGCCGGTGACGCGCGCCGCCGCCTTCGGGGTGGTGCTCGCGGCCGGCGGGCTCGCCTGTGTGGTCGAGGTCTGGTCCGGGCTGAGGTTCGATGCCCTCGGGCTGCTGCTCGCGCTGGGCGCCGCCTGCTGCCAGGTCGGCTACTTCGTCCTGTCGGACCACGGCGGCGACGGCGCGGACCGGGCCGATCCGCTGGGCGTCATCGCGTACGGACTCCTCGTCGGTACCGCCCTGCTGACGGTGATCGCGCGCCCGTGGCGGATGGACTGGTCACTGCTCGCCGGCGAGGCCGAGATGAACGGCACACGGGTGCCGGCCTGGCTGCTCCTCGGCTGGATCGTGCTGATCGCCACCGTCGTCGCCTATGTCTTCGGCGTGGTCTCGGTCCGCAGGCTCTCCCCGCAGGTGGCCGGGGTGGTTGCCTGCCTGGAAGCGGTCATCGCGACCGTGCTCGCCTGGGTGCTGCTCGGGGAGCACCTCTCCGCGCCGCAGATCGCGGGCGGGGTGGTGGTGCTGCTCGGTGCGTTCGTCGCCCAGTCCTCGGCCCCGAAACCCCCTTCCGGCCCGGTGGCCGGCGCAACACCCGCCGTGGGGGCCGAGTTGCCCACGGGCCGGAGCGCGACGTAG
- a CDS encoding DMT family transporter: MTHAPNPAVGLSVRRSLIQLSVAGAAWGTAGAAASLLYRASDLGPVSLTFWRCAGGLVLLLAVRAVRRPGVVYRRTGSRVRRALRTAATGLAFTLFQVAYFAAVQFTGLAVATVITLGAGPVLIAAGARLTMGERLGCGGVTAVAGALGGLAVLVLGSGTGAVRPAGVGWALLSAAGYAAMTLLTRWLGRSSGGGDPLSTTAWSLAVGTVVLLPLAVAEGLLPHTVEPGRVVGLLAYVAAIPTALAYVLYFAGAAVVRSATVSVIMLLEPVSAAVIAVALLGERLTAGTALGTLLLLAAVVALACGEMRAAAARRRPVPV; this comes from the coding sequence GTGACGCATGCGCCGAACCCTGCCGTCGGGCTGTCCGTCCGCCGCAGTCTCATCCAGTTGTCCGTTGCCGGAGCGGCGTGGGGCACCGCCGGGGCCGCGGCCTCGCTGCTCTACCGGGCCAGTGATCTCGGGCCCGTCTCCCTCACTTTCTGGCGCTGCGCGGGCGGCCTCGTGCTGCTGCTCGCCGTGCGGGCCGTGCGCCGCCCGGGCGTGGTGTACCGCCGCACCGGATCCCGCGTACGCCGGGCGCTGCGCACCGCCGCTACCGGCCTGGCGTTCACGCTCTTCCAGGTCGCCTACTTCGCCGCGGTCCAGTTCACCGGGCTCGCCGTGGCCACCGTCATCACCCTCGGCGCCGGTCCCGTCCTCATCGCCGCCGGTGCCCGGCTGACCATGGGGGAGCGGCTGGGGTGCGGCGGGGTCACCGCGGTCGCGGGCGCGCTCGGCGGTCTCGCGGTGCTGGTCCTGGGCAGCGGCACCGGAGCCGTACGTCCCGCCGGGGTCGGCTGGGCGCTGCTCTCCGCCGCCGGGTATGCGGCGATGACCCTGCTGACCCGGTGGCTCGGCCGGAGCAGCGGCGGCGGCGACCCGCTGTCGACGACGGCCTGGTCCCTCGCCGTCGGTACCGTCGTCCTGCTGCCGCTCGCCGTGGCCGAGGGGCTTCTTCCGCACACCGTCGAACCGGGCCGGGTGGTGGGTCTGCTGGCCTATGTGGCCGCGATCCCCACCGCGCTGGCGTACGTGCTGTACTTCGCGGGAGCCGCGGTCGTCCGGTCCGCCACGGTCTCGGTGATCATGCTGCTCGAACCGGTGAGCGCCGCGGTCATCGCCGTCGCCCTGCTCGGGGAGCGGCTCACCGCGGGCACCGCCCTCGGCACGCTTCTGCTGCTCGCGGCAGTGGTCGCTCTCGCCTGCGGGGAGATGCGCGCGGCGGCCGCGCGGCGGCGGCCGGTACCGGTCTGA
- a CDS encoding PhzF family phenazine biosynthesis protein translates to MRIRTVDAFTDRPFSGNPAGVLLLDSFPDDDWLQHVAAEMNHSETAFAHPLPAGGEADWALRWFTPATEVDMCGHATLATAHVLHTTGATTGTVRFTARCGLLTATSREDGTITLDFPTSPLTEEAVPAGLGEALGARITGVRDTGPHIGDLLVEVADEQTVRSLSPDFAALTAHSRRGIIATAEADDPSLGYDYVSRCFFPRVGIDEDPVTGSAHTALAPFWSARLGRDDLTGLQASARSGLVRTSLRGGRTLLTGSAVTVIDGELHA, encoded by the coding sequence ATGCGCATACGAACCGTCGACGCCTTCACCGACCGCCCCTTCTCCGGCAACCCGGCGGGGGTACTGCTCCTCGACTCCTTTCCGGACGACGACTGGCTCCAGCACGTGGCGGCGGAGATGAACCACTCCGAGACCGCCTTCGCCCACCCGCTGCCCGCCGGCGGCGAGGCCGACTGGGCACTGCGCTGGTTCACCCCGGCCACCGAGGTCGACATGTGCGGCCACGCCACCCTCGCGACCGCCCATGTCCTGCACACCACGGGCGCGACGACGGGCACCGTCCGCTTCACGGCGCGCTGCGGGCTCCTCACCGCGACGAGCCGCGAGGACGGCACGATCACCCTCGACTTCCCCACGTCGCCACTCACCGAGGAAGCCGTCCCGGCCGGCCTCGGCGAGGCACTGGGCGCCCGGATCACCGGGGTGCGGGACACCGGGCCGCACATCGGGGACCTGCTCGTCGAGGTCGCCGACGAGCAGACGGTCCGCTCGCTGTCGCCGGACTTCGCCGCGCTGACGGCCCACTCCCGGCGGGGCATCATCGCGACGGCCGAGGCGGACGATCCCTCGCTCGGCTACGACTACGTGTCGCGCTGCTTCTTCCCCCGCGTCGGTATCGACGAGGACCCGGTGACCGGCAGCGCCCACACCGCGCTGGCGCCGTTCTGGTCCGCCCGGCTCGGCCGCGACGATCTGACGGGCCTCCAGGCCTCGGCCCGCTCCGGCCTCGTACGGACGTCGCTGCGCGGCGGACGGACCCTGCTCACCGGCAGCGCGGTCACCGTCATCGACGGCGAGCTGCACGCCTGA
- a CDS encoding CPBP family intramembrane glutamic endopeptidase, which translates to MQAEGERVADFVPTQGVSQRFLRSETVLVLALSLGASGVSALIGFIGALTKPGGLKHQAANLNGSYAPGRPWLDLAWQLFGIATALVPVALVVHLLLREGSGLRAIGFDRTRLRADLGRGVLIAAGIGSVGLAFYLGARATGFNLTVVPESLPDVWWKIPVLILSAVQNAVLEEVIVVGYLLRRLGQFGWTPVAVLAASAVLRGSYHLYQGVGGFLGNVAMGVVFVLLYRRWGRVGPLVVAHSLLDIGAFVGYALLAGKVGWLPTG; encoded by the coding sequence GTGCAGGCGGAGGGCGAGCGCGTGGCTGATTTTGTTCCCACACAGGGGGTGTCGCAGCGGTTCTTGCGGTCCGAGACGGTGCTGGTACTCGCACTCTCGCTCGGCGCGAGCGGCGTTTCGGCGCTGATCGGTTTTATCGGGGCACTGACGAAACCGGGAGGGCTCAAGCACCAGGCCGCCAATCTCAACGGGTCGTACGCGCCGGGGCGGCCATGGCTGGATCTGGCCTGGCAGCTCTTCGGCATCGCGACGGCCCTGGTGCCCGTCGCGCTGGTCGTCCATCTGCTGCTGCGCGAGGGGTCGGGTCTGCGGGCGATCGGCTTCGACCGGACACGGCTCCGGGCCGACCTCGGCCGCGGGGTGCTGATCGCGGCGGGGATCGGGAGTGTGGGCCTCGCCTTCTACCTGGGTGCGCGGGCCACCGGTTTCAACCTGACCGTGGTGCCGGAGTCGCTGCCCGACGTGTGGTGGAAGATCCCGGTGCTGATCCTCTCGGCGGTGCAGAACGCCGTACTGGAGGAAGTCATCGTCGTCGGCTATCTGCTGCGCAGGCTGGGGCAGTTCGGGTGGACCCCGGTGGCGGTCCTGGCGGCGAGCGCGGTGCTGCGCGGGTCGTACCACCTCTACCAGGGGGTCGGCGGATTCCTCGGAAACGTGGCGATGGGGGTGGTGTTCGTGCTGCTCTACCGGAGGTGGGGGCGGGTGGGACCGCTGGTCGTCGCGCACTCGCTGCTCGACATCGGCGCGTTCGTCGGGTACGCGCTGCTCGCCGGAAAGGTGGGCTGGCTGCCGACCGGGTAA